From the Desulfovibrio sp. JY genome, one window contains:
- a CDS encoding tetratricopeptide repeat protein → MENSAPPRRKPVKGVFSTDAQEFQGKRRLGHLSQRIFIYAVEQDDGRILIQRLSRNFMPAGARRFITRESLLADYLPEPSIYINKLVPVMRRLEETVATADRHRARQELFTAEFEYKNVLRLDEEHVKATFGLGLTYLERQEKHNADIVFQKIMCIEAAFTPEHKHLFNDFGIQMRKLGMYDEAMRYYTRAYRLCRTDEHLLYNMARTLYEKGRLKSSRVMLTHALRLNPEFPEGKAFMAYLDSRQRGEMPPEPPLE, encoded by the coding sequence ATGGAAAATTCCGCTCCTCCCCGCCGCAAACCCGTCAAGGGCGTATTTTCCACCGACGCCCAGGAATTTCAGGGCAAAAGACGGCTTGGCCACCTGAGCCAGCGAATCTTCATCTACGCCGTGGAGCAGGACGACGGCCGCATCCTCATCCAGCGCTTGAGCCGCAACTTCATGCCCGCAGGCGCCAGGCGCTTTATCACCAGGGAAAGCCTCCTGGCCGACTATCTGCCCGAGCCGTCCATCTACATCAACAAACTCGTGCCGGTCATGCGCCGCCTGGAGGAGACCGTGGCCACGGCGGACCGGCATCGGGCGCGCCAGGAACTCTTTACGGCGGAATTCGAATATAAAAACGTGCTGCGTCTGGACGAGGAGCACGTCAAGGCCACGTTCGGTCTGGGCCTCACCTATCTTGAGCGCCAGGAAAAACACAATGCGGACATTGTGTTTCAAAAGATCATGTGCATCGAGGCTGCGTTCACCCCGGAGCACAAGCATCTGTTCAACGACTTCGGCATCCAGATGCGCAAGCTCGGCATGTACGACGAGGCCATGCGCTATTACACCCGTGCGTACCGCCTGTGTCGCACCGATGAGCATCTGCTCTACAACATGGCCCGGACCCTGTACGAGAAGGGGCGACTGAAAAGCTCCCGGGTGATGCTGACCCATGCCCTGCGCCTCAATCCGGAATTTCCCGAGGGCAAGGCGTTCATGGCCTATCTCGATTCCAGACAGCGCGGCGAGATGCCGCCGGAACCACCGCTCGAATAA
- a CDS encoding branched-chain amino acid transaminase produces the protein MGLRTDFIWMDGTLTPWDQANVHVLTHALHYGYAVFEGIRAYECVDGSSAVFRLKEHTARLFGSAKILGLTIPFTQEQVAAACVETLKANKMTAGYIRPLVFVGSGSMGVNPADNPIRLSIAVWPWGAYLGAEALEKGISIRTSSYTRYHVNSMMAKAKAAGNYVNSVLAKMEALADGFDEAMMLDAAGYVAEGSGENIFIVKNGVIKTPPLTTVLAGITRDSILTVAGELGYEVVEQFFTRDEVYVADEVFFTGTAAELTPIRAVDRRVIGEGHAGPVVKALQKAFFQVVKGENPAHTDWLYKYGL, from the coding sequence ATGGGGCTACGTACTGATTTTATCTGGATGGATGGCACGCTTACGCCCTGGGATCAGGCCAATGTGCATGTCCTGACCCATGCCCTGCACTATGGTTATGCCGTGTTCGAGGGTATTCGGGCTTACGAGTGCGTCGACGGTTCCTCGGCGGTATTCCGCCTCAAGGAACATACGGCCCGGCTGTTCGGATCCGCCAAGATTCTGGGGCTGACCATACCCTTCACCCAGGAGCAGGTCGCCGCCGCCTGCGTGGAAACGCTCAAGGCCAACAAGATGACCGCCGGCTACATCCGGCCGCTGGTCTTCGTCGGCTCCGGCTCCATGGGCGTCAACCCCGCCGATAACCCCATCCGGCTGTCCATCGCCGTGTGGCCGTGGGGGGCCTACCTCGGCGCCGAGGCCCTGGAAAAGGGCATCAGCATCCGCACCTCGAGCTACACCCGCTACCACGTCAACTCCATGATGGCCAAGGCCAAGGCCGCCGGCAACTACGTCAACTCGGTGCTGGCCAAGATGGAAGCCCTGGCCGACGGATTCGACGAGGCCATGATGCTCGACGCCGCCGGCTACGTGGCCGAGGGCTCGGGCGAGAATATCTTCATCGTGAAAAACGGCGTCATCAAGACGCCGCCCCTGACCACGGTCCTGGCCGGCATCACCCGTGACAGCATCCTCACCGTGGCCGGCGAACTCGGCTATGAAGTGGTGGAGCAGTTTTTTACCCGCGACGAGGTCTATGTGGCCGACGAGGTCTTTTTTACGGGCACGGCCGCCGAGTTGACCCCGATCCGGGCCGTCGACCGCCGCGTCATCGGCGAAGGTCATGCCGGCCCGGTGGTCAAGGCGCTTCAGAAAGCCTTCTTTCAGGTCGTCAAGGGCGAAAATCCGGCCCATACCGACTGGCTGTACAAGTACGGCTTGTAG
- a CDS encoding DUF3391 domain-containing protein: MHIDEYPILVEQLCPGLFIRIDEPGLAHPFPPKGFKLKNEADVAKVIALGLAHVLCLPDKSDRLPISLEEIDGMSGKPQKGPWTAARTPVSAELSSLKRETIERNKERLERFANCERRYAKAMDKVVEAIKRVSSPSAEVLEAAGEVVGPMADVFLSDLDVLINVMTAKMREEAKHYHALNVAVLSMMLAKEMGVDKKDIEEIGMGALFHDVGKGRVPIQRFTKGNMLTMNKVLKEYYMEHPRIGSKMLAAVPAFPPASQALVLQHHEFVDGSGFPAHLTGSAISLGARIASVADAYDRFCNGRDGEEGLTPHEAMKALYKHRAFYDPKAVTFFIRKLGVYPPGTLVTLSNGMQGMVVSANMRDSMRPSIKIYHPDIPKREALIIDLGIETELTVTKAVKPADLAPDVLHYLNPGRQVSYYVDAAPRT, translated from the coding sequence ATGCATATCGACGAATACCCCATCTTGGTGGAACAACTCTGCCCCGGACTTTTCATCCGCATCGACGAACCGGGACTCGCTCATCCGTTTCCGCCCAAGGGGTTCAAGCTCAAAAACGAAGCCGACGTGGCCAAGGTGATCGCCCTCGGCTTGGCCCATGTCCTTTGCCTGCCGGACAAATCCGACCGTCTGCCCATCTCGCTGGAAGAGATCGACGGCATGTCCGGCAAACCCCAGAAAGGCCCCTGGACCGCCGCCCGCACCCCGGTTTCGGCCGAACTCTCGAGCCTCAAGCGCGAAACCATCGAGCGAAACAAGGAGCGGCTGGAACGCTTCGCCAACTGTGAACGGCGCTACGCAAAGGCCATGGACAAGGTGGTCGAGGCCATAAAGCGCGTCTCCTCCCCCAGCGCCGAAGTGCTGGAAGCGGCCGGCGAGGTGGTCGGCCCCATGGCCGATGTGTTCCTGTCCGACCTCGATGTCCTCATCAACGTCATGACCGCCAAAATGCGGGAGGAGGCCAAGCACTACCACGCGTTAAACGTGGCCGTGCTGTCCATGATGCTGGCCAAGGAGATGGGTGTCGACAAAAAAGACATCGAGGAAATCGGCATGGGCGCGCTTTTTCACGATGTCGGCAAGGGCCGTGTGCCCATTCAGCGCTTCACCAAGGGCAACATGCTGACCATGAACAAGGTGCTCAAGGAATACTACATGGAGCATCCCAGGATCGGCTCAAAAATGCTGGCCGCCGTACCCGCCTTTCCTCCGGCGTCCCAGGCCCTGGTCCTGCAACACCACGAATTCGTCGACGGCTCGGGTTTTCCCGCCCATCTCACCGGTTCCGCCATCTCCCTCGGCGCCCGCATCGCCAGTGTGGCCGATGCCTACGACCGTTTCTGCAACGGCAGGGACGGCGAAGAAGGGCTGACACCCCATGAGGCCATGAAGGCCCTGTACAAGCATCGCGCTTTCTACGATCCCAAGGCCGTCACCTTTTTTATCCGCAAGCTCGGCGTCTACCCGCCCGGCACCCTGGTCACACTATCCAACGGCATGCAGGGCATGGTCGTTTCCGCCAACATGCGCGACTCCATGCGGCCGAGCATCAAGATTTACCATCCCGACATCCCCAAACGCGAGGCGCTGATCATCGATCTCGGCATCGAGACGGAACTGACCGTGACCAAGGCCGTGAAGCCTGCGGATCTTGCCCCGGACGTGCTCCACTACCTCAATCCCGGCAGGCAGGTTTCCTACTATGTGGACGCCGCACCCCGCACGTAA
- a CDS encoding YbaB/EbfC family nucleoid-associated protein, translating to MKGMNELVRQAQIMQKKMAKLQEELQERTVEGTAGGGMVTAVVSGANELKSIAIDKTVVDPNDVEMLQDLVLAAVNDGLKKAKAMMEEEMGQLTGGIKMPGLF from the coding sequence ATGAAGGGAATGAATGAGCTTGTGCGCCAAGCCCAGATAATGCAAAAGAAAATGGCGAAACTTCAAGAAGAACTTCAAGAACGTACCGTCGAGGGAACGGCCGGCGGCGGCATGGTCACGGCGGTGGTCTCCGGAGCCAACGAGCTCAAGTCCATCGCCATCGACAAGACCGTCGTGGACCCGAATGACGTGGAGATGCTCCAGGACCTGGTGCTCGCCGCCGTCAACGACGGTCTCAAGAAGGCCAAGGCCATGATGGAAGAGGAAATGGGCCAACTCACCGGCGGCATCAAGATGCCGGGACTTTTTTAG
- a CDS encoding HAMP domain-containing protein produces the protein MGRFRVGVRLFVSVIVTALITVGIAVLGYQGLRQTGAGVSEVAGQALPCVEGLGFVKEGILAAQSAERTILIPELANSKEFDRQRENLQKGLDLADQGRAMVEGLLRGDEEAAQWKAFNAALADWRASSAKVVDLVSRNKRSNALTMSIGTSMISLRKAMAALNFLLERSRARADAMALSVQKEAGRRGLVLIVAGVACLLLSIALGTLVTLSIVRPLRKGVAFARSVADGDLDARLTVVGRDEIGELADALRRMLASLRESLEAARRRGEEAAAEAKKACDATAEADAHRLAAEKAREEGMLDAARRLADVVEVLTDAAGELAEHTAQATQGADEQAGRLSETVASMGQMSATVLDVAQNAATASQTASEARERALAGSEVVRKAVDGITATRDKALTLARDMAELGDRAEGIGRILGVISDIADQTNLLALNAAIEAARAGEAGRGFAVVADEVRKLAEKTMSATSEVGQAIRDVQAGTRKSADGVGEAVTLIESATALAGESGQALDAIVSLVETAADQVRSIAAASQEQSAATDAIENSIADVNRVSGETAQAMERATMTVTGLGEQTRILQSLIDELRGSGQAALPV, from the coding sequence ATGGGTCGGTTCAGGGTCGGAGTGAGGCTTTTCGTTTCCGTGATCGTCACCGCGCTGATCACCGTGGGCATCGCGGTGCTTGGCTACCAGGGCCTGCGCCAGACCGGGGCCGGTGTTTCGGAGGTGGCCGGACAGGCCCTGCCCTGCGTCGAGGGGCTCGGCTTCGTCAAGGAGGGTATCCTCGCCGCCCAGTCGGCCGAGCGCACCATCCTCATTCCTGAACTGGCCAACTCCAAGGAATTCGACCGACAGCGCGAGAACCTGCAAAAAGGCTTGGACTTGGCCGATCAGGGCCGGGCCATGGTGGAGGGGCTGCTTCGCGGCGACGAGGAAGCCGCCCAGTGGAAGGCCTTCAACGCCGCCCTGGCCGACTGGCGCGCCTCCAGCGCCAAGGTGGTGGACCTGGTCTCCCGCAACAAGCGCAGCAACGCCCTGACCATGTCCATCGGCACCTCCATGATCTCCTTGCGCAAGGCCATGGCAGCGCTCAATTTTCTGTTGGAACGCAGCCGGGCCCGGGCCGACGCCATGGCCTTGTCCGTACAAAAGGAGGCCGGCCGGCGCGGCCTCGTCCTGATCGTGGCCGGCGTGGCCTGTCTGTTGCTTTCCATTGCCCTCGGCACCCTTGTCACCCTTTCCATCGTGCGGCCGTTGCGCAAGGGCGTGGCTTTCGCCCGTTCGGTGGCCGACGGCGATTTGGACGCGCGTCTGACGGTTGTTGGCCGCGACGAAATCGGCGAGCTGGCCGACGCCTTGCGCCGGATGCTGGCCTCGCTGCGGGAGAGCCTGGAAGCGGCCAGAAGGCGGGGCGAGGAAGCCGCCGCCGAGGCCAAAAAGGCCTGCGACGCCACGGCCGAGGCCGACGCGCACCGTCTGGCCGCCGAAAAGGCCCGGGAAGAGGGCATGCTCGATGCCGCCCGGCGACTGGCCGATGTTGTCGAAGTTCTCACCGACGCGGCAGGCGAACTGGCCGAGCATACGGCGCAGGCCACCCAGGGCGCGGACGAGCAGGCCGGGCGGCTCTCGGAAACCGTCGCCTCCATGGGCCAGATGAGCGCCACCGTGCTCGACGTGGCCCAAAACGCCGCCACCGCGTCCCAGACCGCGTCCGAGGCCCGGGAGCGGGCTCTGGCCGGTTCCGAAGTGGTGCGCAAGGCCGTGGACGGCATCACCGCCACCAGGGACAAGGCTCTGACCCTGGCCAGGGACATGGCCGAACTGGGCGATCGGGCCGAGGGCATCGGCCGCATTCTCGGCGTCATTTCCGATATCGCCGACCAGACCAACCTGTTGGCCTTAAACGCCGCCATCGAGGCGGCCCGGGCCGGCGAGGCCGGACGGGGCTTTGCGGTGGTGGCCGACGAGGTGCGCAAGCTGGCCGAAAAGACCATGTCCGCCACGTCCGAGGTGGGGCAGGCCATCCGCGATGTCCAGGCCGGCACCCGCAAAAGCGCCGACGGCGTGGGCGAGGCCGTGACCCTCATCGAATCGGCCACCGCCCTGGCGGGAGAATCCGGACAGGCCCTCGACGCCATCGTCTCCCTTGTGGAAACCGCCGCCGACCAGGTCCGCTCCATTGCCGCCGCTTCCCAGGAACAGTCCGCCGCCACCGACGCTATTGAGAACTCTATTGCCGACGTCAACCGGGTGTCCGGGGAAACGGCCCAGGCCATGGAGCGCGCGACGATGACCGTGACCGGGCTTGGCGAACAAACCCGGATTTTGCAGAGCCTCATCGACGAGTTGCGCGGTTCCGGCCAGGCGGCTTTGCCGGTCTGA
- the dnaX gene encoding DNA polymerase III subunit gamma/tau — translation MSTTSLTAKYRPQRFADVAGQDAVKRILSRAAAEDKIAPAYLFSGTRGVGKTTLARVLAKALNCETAPTAEPCNVCSQCRQITAGVSPDVIEIDAATHGKVEDARKLKEDVGYAPLNSRYKVFIIDEAHMLSTAAFNALLKTLEEPPARVTFILATTEAHKFPATIISRCQHFLFKRLAQPELEAHLAGVLDREAIHYEPQAVSLIARRGAGSVRDSMSLLGQVLALGGAELTEVDARGVLGLAGQDIFFGLIEAIHAQDGPAVVTLLRQVLDKGLDIGFFLRELAAMWRNLFLLRQAGQKGLAVVDLPAEDSGLWLDWAGKFDAAHIHACWQMTLEGQRRVLTSLEPALSLELLLLNMAYLPNLLPLQNLASCTVPPERTPRSGPGGAPSGGSAPRSPAGQGAHHGGQPQGTPTPRFAPSPAAPTSAVPPAPASPPPQGQAGYAARQAPSAASHAAVAERPASAPAAPAAASGPRNWDGFKRFAIKNGGISGLKLARGEFAPDPEPGMVHIACTNAFHRSQLAHPDKLRQLDALAAQYFGPGVTVRVDTAEPDQDRMSGDTLTAYVDSRPEVRQAVSDFDAEIIERKPR, via the coding sequence ATGAGCACAACCAGCCTCACCGCCAAATACAGGCCCCAGCGCTTTGCCGACGTCGCCGGCCAGGATGCCGTCAAGCGCATCCTGTCCCGGGCTGCGGCCGAGGACAAGATCGCGCCGGCCTACCTTTTCAGCGGCACGCGCGGCGTGGGCAAGACCACGCTGGCCCGTGTGCTGGCCAAGGCGCTCAACTGCGAGACCGCGCCCACGGCCGAGCCCTGCAACGTCTGCTCCCAGTGTCGCCAGATCACGGCCGGCGTTTCCCCGGACGTCATCGAGATCGACGCCGCCACCCACGGCAAGGTGGAGGACGCCCGTAAGCTCAAGGAGGACGTGGGCTACGCGCCGCTCAACAGCCGCTACAAGGTCTTCATCATCGACGAAGCCCACATGCTGTCCACGGCGGCCTTCAACGCGCTGTTGAAAACCCTGGAGGAGCCGCCCGCCCGCGTCACCTTCATCCTGGCCACCACCGAGGCCCACAAATTTCCGGCCACCATCATCAGCCGTTGCCAGCATTTTCTTTTCAAACGCCTGGCCCAGCCCGAGCTCGAGGCCCATCTTGCCGGCGTGCTCGACCGTGAGGCCATCCATTACGAACCCCAGGCCGTAAGCCTCATCGCCCGGCGCGGCGCGGGCAGTGTGCGCGATTCCATGTCGCTTCTGGGTCAGGTGCTGGCCCTTGGCGGGGCGGAATTGACCGAAGTCGACGCCCGGGGCGTGCTGGGGCTGGCTGGTCAGGACATCTTTTTCGGCCTCATCGAGGCCATCCACGCCCAGGACGGGCCGGCCGTGGTGACGCTGTTGCGCCAGGTGCTGGACAAGGGCCTGGACATCGGTTTTTTCCTGCGGGAGCTGGCCGCCATGTGGCGCAATCTGTTCCTCTTGCGCCAGGCCGGGCAAAAGGGGCTCGCCGTGGTCGACCTGCCGGCCGAGGACAGCGGGCTTTGGCTCGATTGGGCCGGCAAGTTCGACGCGGCCCACATCCACGCCTGTTGGCAGATGACCCTGGAAGGCCAGCGCCGGGTGTTGACCAGCCTGGAGCCGGCGCTGTCCCTGGAGCTGCTGCTTCTCAATATGGCCTACCTGCCGAACCTGCTCCCCTTGCAAAATCTCGCTTCCTGCACCGTCCCCCCGGAGCGTACGCCCCGGTCCGGCCCGGGGGGCGCTCCCTCCGGCGGTTCGGCCCCTCGATCCCCGGCCGGGCAGGGAGCGCACCACGGAGGACAGCCGCAGGGCACACCGACGCCCCGTTTCGCGCCGTCGCCCGCCGCCCCCACATCGGCCGTCCCGCCGGCGCCCGCTTCGCCGCCGCCCCAGGGGCAGGCAGGCTATGCCGCCAGACAGGCTCCCTCTGCCGCCAGCCATGCGGCCGTGGCCGAACGTCCGGCCTCCGCTCCGGCCGCGCCCGCTGCCGCTTCCGGCCCCCGCAACTGGGACGGGTTCAAGCGTTTTGCCATCAAGAATGGCGGAATTTCCGGGCTCAAACTGGCTCGCGGCGAGTTTGCCCCGGACCCCGAGCCGGGCATGGTGCATATCGCCTGCACCAACGCCTTTCACCGCAGTCAACTGGCGCACCCGGACAAGCTGCGCCAGTTGGACGCCCTGGCCGCCCAATATTTTGGCCCCGGCGTCACCGTGCGCGTGGATACGGCCGAGCCCGATCAGGACCGCATGTCCGGCGATACGCTCACCGCCTATGTCGACAGCCGGCCCGAAGTGCGTCAGGCTGTTTCCGATTTCGACGCCGAGATCATCGAACGCAAGCCCCGCTAA